A portion of the Thalassotalea sp. LPB0316 genome contains these proteins:
- a CDS encoding vWA domain-containing protein produces MADFHFLRPLWFIALLALPLIIWLLKKLSYQYSGWQQVIPAHLQQVLMANNSNKQQTSAVLPVVIYLLVITALAGPTYQKLPQPVFNVERGSVIVMDMSYSMYSTDIAPNRLTRARFKAIDILDNINEGDIGLVAYAGAAFIISPLTQDINNIKLLLPSLTPEIMPEVGSDPFPALLTANDMLVNAGHLKGDIYWLTDDVDRFDLEAIQEFIKDYPHRLNILGIGSTEGAPITLPNGELLKDDSGQIVIPKLPVGKLNGLASQSGGQYRTISHNNSDIEALTSYQLPSDSKEQDEEQSQLGDSWQELGPYLVLLILPLVLSYFRRGVILSLAPLAFLIMPNAPAIAQNAPEQSTQATAPQQPSAIEQSWQNLWQTQNQQAQQKYNNQQFAQAAQQFEDPMWQASAHYRAGNYQASVDALEGLNNPSALYNKGNALAKLGKFDDAIAAYEQALEQQPDFEQASNNKKLLEQLKDQQEQQNQQQDQSQQQGNQNNQQQDQQGQQQGDQEQSEQNSDQREDQQGSQQQDQQSQEQQENDKQDQQQNNQNQESQSQQDKQQEQQEQNAQAQQNEQEQKAQQMSQAQAQLDEQKQKELEQKHMQLLNKVTDDPHLLLRNKMQLEYQKRRHQNSGAKKKW; encoded by the coding sequence AAAAAAGCTCAGCTATCAATACTCTGGCTGGCAGCAAGTTATTCCAGCGCACTTACAACAAGTGCTTATGGCAAACAATAGCAACAAACAGCAAACCTCTGCGGTTTTGCCGGTTGTTATCTATCTACTCGTGATCACGGCACTTGCAGGGCCAACCTATCAAAAATTGCCGCAACCAGTATTTAACGTAGAGCGCGGCTCAGTGATCGTAATGGATATGTCTTATTCAATGTATTCAACCGATATCGCGCCAAATCGACTCACCCGAGCTCGTTTTAAAGCCATCGATATTCTCGATAACATTAACGAAGGTGATATCGGCTTAGTGGCCTATGCCGGTGCAGCGTTTATTATTAGCCCACTCACACAAGATATTAATAATATCAAACTGTTACTGCCAAGCTTAACGCCAGAAATCATGCCCGAAGTAGGCAGCGACCCGTTTCCTGCCCTATTAACAGCAAACGATATGTTAGTGAATGCCGGCCATTTAAAGGGCGATATTTATTGGCTAACCGACGATGTTGATCGCTTTGATCTTGAAGCTATCCAAGAATTCATTAAAGATTATCCACATCGCTTGAATATTTTAGGGATTGGCAGCACCGAAGGAGCACCAATCACCCTGCCAAATGGTGAATTATTAAAAGACGATAGCGGCCAAATCGTTATCCCTAAGTTACCTGTAGGAAAACTTAACGGCCTAGCCAGCCAAAGTGGCGGGCAGTATCGAACAATAAGTCATAACAATAGCGATATTGAAGCGTTAACAAGCTATCAGCTGCCAAGTGATTCCAAAGAGCAAGATGAAGAGCAATCCCAGCTTGGCGATAGCTGGCAAGAACTTGGCCCTTATCTCGTGTTATTAATTTTACCTTTAGTACTGAGTTATTTTCGACGTGGCGTTATTCTCAGCTTAGCGCCGCTCGCGTTTTTGATTATGCCAAATGCCCCTGCAATTGCGCAAAATGCGCCGGAACAATCAACACAAGCAACAGCACCACAGCAGCCTTCAGCTATAGAACAAAGCTGGCAAAACCTGTGGCAAACGCAAAATCAACAAGCACAGCAAAAATATAACAACCAACAATTTGCGCAAGCAGCTCAACAATTTGAAGATCCGATGTGGCAAGCCAGTGCCCACTATCGCGCGGGTAACTATCAAGCGTCTGTCGATGCTCTCGAGGGGCTTAATAACCCTAGCGCACTGTATAACAAAGGCAATGCCTTAGCCAAGTTAGGTAAATTTGATGATGCCATAGCAGCTTACGAACAAGCATTGGAACAACAACCCGATTTTGAGCAAGCCAGCAATAACAAAAAGTTGTTGGAGCAATTAAAAGATCAACAAGAGCAGCAGAATCAACAACAAGATCAGTCTCAGCAGCAAGGCAACCAGAATAACCAGCAACAAGACCAACAAGGTCAACAGCAAGGTGATCAAGAGCAGTCTGAGCAAAATAGTGACCAAAGAGAAGATCAGCAAGGCAGTCAGCAACAAGACCAGCAAAGCCAAGAACAGCAAGAGAACGACAAACAAGATCAACAGCAAAATAACCAAAATCAAGAGTCGCAGAGCCAGCAAGACAAACAACAAGAGCAGCAAGAGCAAAACGCTCAAGCTCAGCAAAACGAGCAAGAGCAGAAAGCTCAACAAATGAGTCAGGCACAAGCTCAACTTGACGAGCAAAAACAAAAAGAGCTCGAGCAAAAGCACATGCAATTACTCAATAAAGTTACCGACGATCCTCACTTATTGTTGCGCAATAAAATGCAACTGGAATATCAAAAACGACGTCATCAAAACTCAGGAGCGAAGAAAAAGTGGTAA